The genomic DNA ATTGATCAAGCACTTGAAAGGAAGCACGGGCACTAGCATTAGCATTAGCTAAGTTCTAATTGCCTGCACACCAACCAATGTGAATGGCCCACTGCCCACTGCCCACAACAAAAAAAGAGCAGCCCTCAGGCTGCCCTCTTCAGTAGATTCAGTGTATAATCGTTGCTAGGCCCTAGACCTAACGCTTATTTCAAGAAGCTATAGCGCTCGGCGTACATCAACATTTGCTCGGTGAAATCGGCCGGATAATGCACTTCGGCATCGACGATGCTATCGCCGTCCATAACGGGTCGAATCTCGGGGTTGATGAATCCACCATAGGGTGCCGTATTGAGTGCTTCAGCACGCTCGAGTACTTCAGCATGCAGTTCCGTGTCGACCTGCACTCCGTAGTTTTCAACTAATGCTTTACCGGCTTCGTAGTCACCTTCTGATTTGATTCGCTGTATCTCGCGAAGCAATTCTCCGAATATGACGCGCAGCTTTTCATAATCATTCACCACCACGTAGGTTTTGCCGTTGATCACGTCAAAACTCACCACGTTGTCGGCCTTACCTCTTTCGTAAGCCCAAGAAGCATTGATTTGACGGTTACGCATATGCGCTTCTTCGAGAACCTCTCCCGGTTCCAAACGACGTAATTGCGTTATTAGCCCATTCATCATGTAGCTGTCGTACTCGGCTTTACCCACATCGGTACTTGGCACTAGGCCTAACTCTACCAACTTAGAATCGGTGATATAGTATAAGGAGACCAAGTCGGCCCGCGCTTCTTCCAATGTACTTGCGTAGTTCTTGAGGGTCTCCTTGGGCGTACCAACTCCTTCGTTGAGTTTACCCGAGGCGTGGCCAATTACTTCGTGCAAGGCCGTATGCATCTTGGCCGCTAGCTTCCCGTGCTCTTTCATGCGCTCGCGAACGGCATCGTCGTGAACGAATTCCTCCAAGAAACCTTTACCGGAAGCCGCTTCATAAGCCGCTACGATATTCCCTAAGCTTACTGATTTGGAGCCGTGATCTGCACGGATCCAGTTGGCATTCGGTAAGTTTACACCGATCGGTGTACTTGGTGATGCGTCTCCGCTTTCTCCGGCAACGTTCACTACTTTATAGCTTACCCCGACCACATTAGCTTTCTTATGCTCGTCCATGATCGAAGAGTTATCCTCGAAGAACTGCACGTTTTCCGCCAATACGGCCATACGCTCCGAGGCATCGAAATCCTTGATCTCCACGATGCTTTCGTAGCTACCCTTATAACCCTTGGGATCGTTGTAAACCTCTACGAATCCTTGGATATAATCGATATCTCCATCGGTAGCGCTTACCCAGGCTACATTGAACTCGTCCCAAGTCTCTAGATCACCGGTCTTGTAATACTCCACCAACAAGCGAAGCGCTTCGGCCTGTGCTTCATTCTCTGCAACCCCTGCAGCCTTTTCGAGCCAGTATACTACTTGCTCGATAGCCTCACTGTACATACCGCCAACGCGCCAAATCTTTTCTTCGAGTTTTCCCGATTCGTTCTTTACGACCTTCGAGTTCAACCCGAAAGACACCTTTTTATTGGATGCACTAGCCATCATGCCGGCATAGAAAGCATCAACTTCTTCTTCCGTGATGTTGGGGTCATAGAAATTCGTTGCCGATCCGGCCAACAATCCTTTATCTGGATCTAAATTCACTTTCTTGTTATCCACTTCAGGATCGAACACGGCCACAACGATCTTAGCGTCCAAATTATACCCTGTATCGTTCAGCAGGCTCTGAAAGTAAGCCTCCGAAAAGGCCGGCATGATCTTACTCATGCTGTAGTGGTGGTGACTTCCATTCGAAAACCACACGCGCTTGGTATAAACCATAAAATTCTCCCAATCTTCACCTTCGCGATCACCCTCGTAATTACTCACGATGTGCTCCAAGGCGCGACGAATATCGAGGTTGTAGCGGTAGTTTTGATCCCAGATCATATCGCGCCCTGCCAATCCGGCCTGCGTGAGGTAATACACCATAACGTGCTGCTTAGCCGTCAAGTGATCCCAACCGGGAATTTGGTACCGAATGATCTTGATATCGGCGAACTGTTCGGTTTGCCACTGAAAATCGTCCATTGCCGTGGTATCAGCAGAATTGTTTTCCGCCTCATCGGCGGGATTTGTTCCACATGCGGAGAGTAGAAATCCGCCCGCGAGGGCGAAGTATAAAAGCTTTTTCATGGTAGTGATTACAAATTGAGGTATCTAAGTTACAAATTCGTAAATTGGGGCTGCGCTAGTCAAAACCTCTATTTCA from Flavobacteriales bacterium includes the following:
- a CDS encoding dihydrofolate reductase, which codes for MKKLLYFALAGGFLLSACGTNPADEAENNSADTTAMDDFQWQTEQFADIKIIRYQIPGWDHLTAKQHVMVYYLTQAGLAGRDMIWDQNYRYNLDIRRALEHIVSNYEGDREGEDWENFMVYTKRVWFSNGSHHHYSMSKIMPAFSEAYFQSLLNDTGYNLDAKIVVAVFDPEVDNKKVNLDPDKGLLAGSATNFYDPNITEEEVDAFYAGMMASASNKKVSFGLNSKVVKNESGKLEEKIWRVGGMYSEAIEQVVYWLEKAAGVAENEAQAEALRLLVEYYKTGDLETWDEFNVAWVSATDGDIDYIQGFVEVYNDPKGYKGSYESIVEIKDFDASERMAVLAENVQFFEDNSSIMDEHKKANVVGVSYKVVNVAGESGDASPSTPIGVNLPNANWIRADHGSKSVSLGNIVAAYEAASGKGFLEEFVHDDAVRERMKEHGKLAAKMHTALHEVIGHASGKLNEGVGTPKETLKNYASTLEEARADLVSLYYITDSKLVELGLVPSTDVGKAEYDSYMMNGLITQLRRLEPGEVLEEAHMRNRQINASWAYERGKADNVVSFDVINGKTYVVVNDYEKLRVIFGELLREIQRIKSEGDYEAGKALVENYGVQVDTELHAEVLERAEALNTAPYGGFINPEIRPVMDGDSIVDAEVHYPADFTEQMLMYAERYSFLK